One genomic segment of Streptomyces liangshanensis includes these proteins:
- a CDS encoding VOC family protein translates to MAGDPSIFPTVLYKDAKAALRTLTEGFGFTEVRVYEGEDGTVLHAELACGNGMVMLGSRGREGVFARALADSGPVGIYVVIEDVDAHHARAVEHGVEILMPPTDQDYGSRDYLARDAEGNVWSFGTYSPSAAPAG, encoded by the coding sequence ATGGCCGGCGACCCGAGCATCTTCCCGACCGTCCTGTACAAGGACGCGAAGGCCGCCCTGCGGACCCTGACGGAGGGCTTCGGCTTCACCGAGGTGCGGGTGTACGAGGGCGAGGACGGCACCGTGCTCCACGCGGAACTGGCCTGTGGCAACGGAATGGTGATGCTGGGTTCCCGGGGCCGGGAGGGCGTCTTCGCGCGGGCGCTGGCGGATTCGGGGCCGGTGGGGATCTACGTGGTGATCGAGGACGTGGACGCGCACCACGCCCGGGCCGTGGAGCACGGCGTGGAGATCCTGATGCCGCCCACCGACCAGGACTACGGGTCCCGGGACTACCTGGCACGCGACGCGGAGGGGAACGTATGGAGCTTCGGGACGTACTCCCCCAGCGCCGCCCCGGCCGGCTGA
- the abc-f gene encoding ribosomal protection-like ABC-F family protein: MITATGVELRAGARVLIESASFRIAKGDRIGLVGRNGAGKTTLTKCLAGEGIPAAGTITRSGEVGYLPQDPRTGDLDVLARDRVLSARDLDSVLRKMRENEERMSNGQGATREKAMRKYERLETEFLTKGGYAAEAEAATIAAALGLPDRVLGQPLHTLSGGQRRRIELARILFSDADTLLLDEPTNHLDADSIVWLRDYLKSYRGGFIVISHDVELVETVVNKVFYLDANRAQIDVYNMGWKLYQQQRESDEKRRKRERANAEKKAATLNSQADKMRAKATKTVAAQNMARRAERLLSGLEQVRQSDKVAKLRFPEPAPCGKTPLTAEGLSKSYGSLEIFTDVDLAIDKGSRVVILGLNGAGKTTLLRLLAGVEKPDTGSVTPGHGLKLGYYAQEHETLDPERSVLENMRSSAPDLDLVEVRKTLGSFLFSGDDVDKPAGVLSGGEKTRLALATLVVSAANVLLLDEPTNNLDPASREEILGALRTYKGAVILVTHDEGAVHALEPERIILLPDGVEDLWGADYADLVALA, encoded by the coding sequence GTGATCACCGCAACCGGCGTAGAACTGCGCGCCGGCGCCCGCGTCCTCATCGAGTCCGCCTCGTTCCGCATCGCCAAGGGGGACCGCATCGGTCTCGTCGGGCGCAACGGCGCGGGCAAGACGACCCTCACCAAGTGCCTCGCCGGCGAGGGGATCCCGGCCGCCGGGACCATCACCCGCTCCGGCGAGGTCGGCTACCTCCCGCAGGACCCGCGCACCGGCGACCTCGACGTCCTCGCCCGCGACCGTGTCCTGTCCGCCCGTGACCTCGACTCGGTCCTGCGCAAGATGCGGGAGAACGAGGAGCGGATGTCCAACGGCCAGGGCGCCACCCGCGAGAAGGCGATGCGGAAGTACGAGCGCCTGGAGACCGAGTTCCTCACCAAGGGCGGGTACGCCGCCGAGGCCGAGGCCGCCACCATCGCCGCCGCGCTGGGCCTGCCCGACCGGGTGCTCGGCCAGCCCCTCCACACCCTCTCCGGTGGTCAGCGCCGCCGGATCGAGCTCGCCCGCATCCTGTTCTCCGACGCGGACACCCTGCTCCTCGACGAGCCCACCAACCACCTGGACGCCGACTCCATCGTCTGGCTGCGCGACTACCTCAAGAGCTACCGCGGCGGTTTCATCGTGATCTCCCACGATGTCGAGCTGGTCGAGACGGTCGTCAACAAGGTCTTCTACCTGGACGCCAACCGCGCCCAGATCGACGTCTACAACATGGGCTGGAAGCTCTACCAGCAGCAGCGCGAGTCGGACGAGAAGCGCCGCAAGCGCGAGCGGGCCAACGCCGAGAAGAAGGCCGCGACCCTGAACTCGCAGGCCGACAAGATGCGCGCGAAGGCCACCAAGACCGTCGCCGCGCAGAACATGGCCCGCCGCGCCGAGCGGCTCCTGTCGGGTCTGGAGCAGGTGCGCCAGTCCGACAAGGTCGCCAAGCTCCGCTTCCCCGAGCCCGCGCCCTGCGGCAAGACCCCGCTGACGGCGGAGGGCCTGTCCAAGTCGTACGGCTCGCTGGAGATCTTCACCGACGTCGACCTCGCGATCGACAAGGGCTCCCGGGTGGTCATCCTCGGCCTCAACGGCGCGGGCAAGACCACGCTGCTGCGGCTGCTGGCGGGGGTCGAGAAGCCCGACACCGGATCGGTCACCCCGGGCCACGGCCTGAAGCTCGGGTACTACGCGCAGGAGCACGAGACCCTGGACCCCGAGCGGTCCGTCCTGGAGAACATGCGCTCCTCCGCGCCCGACCTGGACCTGGTCGAGGTCCGCAAGACGCTCGGCTCGTTCCTGTTCTCCGGGGACGACGTCGACAAGCCCGCCGGGGTCCTGTCCGGCGGCGAGAAGACCCGTCTCGCGCTGGCCACGCTGGTCGTCTCCGCGGCCAACGTGCTGCTGCTCGACGAGCCGACGAACAACCTCGACCCGGCCAGCCGCGAGGAGATCCTCGGGGCGCTGCGTACGTACAAGGGCGCCGTCATCCTCGTCACGCACGACGAGGGCGCGGTGCACGCGCTGGAGCCGGAGCGGATCATCCTGCTGCCCGACGGGGTCGAGGACCTCTGGGGCGCCGACTACGCGGACCTCGTGGCGCTCGCCTGA
- a CDS encoding helix-turn-helix domain-containing protein, with amino-acid sequence MAETLKKGSRVTGAARDKLAADLKKKYDNGASIRALAEETGRSYGFVHRMLSESGVTLRGRGGATRGKKAAAA; translated from the coding sequence GTGGCCGAGACTCTGAAGAAGGGCAGCCGGGTGACCGGCGCCGCGCGCGACAAGCTCGCGGCAGACCTGAAGAAGAAGTACGACAACGGTGCGAGCATCCGGGCACTGGCCGAAGAAACGGGCCGTTCCTACGGATTCGTCCACCGGATGCTCAGCGAGTCCGGAGTCACGCTCCGGGGACGCGGTGGAGCGACGCGAGGCAAGAAGGCCGCTGCGGCCTGA
- a CDS encoding enoyl-CoA hydratase/isomerase family protein, whose product MTSLDPVHDKDGVRLTVEDAVATVTLTNPAKRNAQSPALWRALSEAGRSLPGSVRVVVLRGEGLSFSAGLDRQAFTPEGFDGEPTFLDLARESDEALDAAIAGYQEGFTWLRRNDIVSIAAVQGHAIGAGFQLALACDLRVVTPDVQFAMRETGLGIVPDLTGTHPLVGLVGYARALEICATGRFVQAAEAERTGLANLVVDADELDASVKDLAAALLAAPRDAVIETKALLAGAAGRTFDEQRAAERASQARRLRDLAGLAD is encoded by the coding sequence ATGACTTCGCTTGATCCAGTACACGACAAGGACGGCGTACGGCTCACCGTCGAGGACGCGGTCGCCACGGTGACACTGACCAATCCGGCCAAGCGCAACGCTCAGTCTCCCGCTCTGTGGCGGGCGTTGTCGGAGGCCGGGAGGTCGTTGCCGGGCAGTGTGCGGGTTGTCGTCCTGCGCGGCGAGGGTCTCTCCTTCTCCGCCGGGCTCGACCGGCAGGCGTTCACCCCCGAGGGGTTCGACGGGGAGCCTACTTTCCTCGATCTCGCGCGCGAGTCCGACGAGGCTCTCGACGCGGCGATCGCCGGGTACCAGGAAGGATTCACCTGGCTGCGGCGCAACGACATCGTGTCGATCGCTGCGGTCCAGGGGCATGCCATCGGGGCGGGCTTCCAGCTCGCCCTGGCGTGTGACCTGCGGGTGGTGACGCCCGACGTCCAGTTCGCCATGCGCGAGACCGGCCTCGGCATCGTCCCCGACCTCACCGGCACCCATCCGCTGGTGGGGCTGGTGGGCTACGCCCGCGCGCTGGAGATCTGCGCGACGGGCCGCTTCGTCCAGGCGGCGGAGGCCGAGCGCACCGGGCTCGCCAACCTGGTGGTCGACGCGGACGAGCTGGACGCCTCGGTGAAGGACCTGGCCGCCGCACTGCTGGCCGCGCCGCGCGACGCGGTGATCGAGACGAAGGCGCTGCTGGCGGGCGCCGCGGGCCGCACCTTCGACGAACAGCGCGCCGCCGAGCGCGCGTCCCAGGCACGCCGCCTCCGCGACCTGGCGGGCCTCGCCGACTGA